Within Palaeococcus ferrophilus DSM 13482, the genomic segment TAGGTGCAGACCTCCCAACCCACGCCATCCTCGATATGAGGGAGTTCGCGCTCCCCGTGACCATAAAGAGCGTGGTGGATGCGGTTAAGGGAGAGGTGGTCGCGAACGTTGACCTCATTGACAGGAAGCTCTACGGCTACACCGTTGTTGACAGCATCCACGCCATCCTTGAGATGAGCAGTGAAGACTTCCTCAGGCTCTACGGCTGGACAACTGAAAGAGCTCTCATATTCACTAAGGTCACCACCGGAAGGAGCCCCATGATAGCGATAAGGGTTCAGGGGATGAAGCCGGCGGTGGTGGTCCTCCACGGCGTTAAGAACCTCGATGCGCTGGCCGTTAAGATAGCGGAGAAGGAGCGCGTTCCCCTCGTGGTGTCCCGCGTCGGGGACGAGGACGAGCTCATAAGCAGGCTTAGAAAACTCGTGGAAAAAACGGAGAAGAGCGTTTAGAGCTCTGCCCTTCTCCATATTCCCTCCTTTGCGAGCTCCTCCAGGCGGTTCTTCATATGGGTTAGAACATCACCCAGCGTTTTCCCGTTGTCGTAGCCCTCGACGATTTTGAGGAGCTCCTCCCTGCTGTGGTCCTTCATCTCCCTGGCGAGCTCGGTCATCCGCGGGTAGGCGCGTATTATGTTGTCCACCACCGTTATGTCTGCCATTCTGGCGCTCCTGGAGAGCGGGTTGAGGTCAATGGTTATAACGAACTTGCCCATCGCAACGAGAGCCTCCGTTCTGTCGCCGTCCTCGAGCGGAACCACCACCACGTCGGCCTTCCATATCCCCTCCTCGTCAACCTTCCCGCGCTCGTGCTCAAGGCCGGGGATCCTCCTCGTCGGGTTTATCCCGAGGAGCTCGATATCGGGGTCGTACTTCCTCAGCTCCTCCTCGATCGCCCTAACGCGCTCTTCCGTGCGGTAGAAGAGGTTTATCTCGAGCTTCGAGTTGAGGGCCTTGGCCAGCTCTATGGTTTCCTTTGGGACGAGAGCAGCGACGTTGCCGTTTACCGAAAGCACGGGGTGCTTCGCAAGTAGGAGCTTTGCCACCGCGGCCCTCATGGCCCTCTCCGCCGGCTCGATGGTCTTCTCCCCTATCAGGTAGTCGAAGGCCTCGCCGCGGCCGTGGGCTATGGGGCCCGCTTTGGCAAGGATTCCCTTCTCCATGGCCTCCTCAATTTTGTGGCGGTAGTAGAGGCTCCAGTAGCGCGGGTGGCTCTTTGGAACCCTGAACTCCCCCATGCTATCTCCTCCTTCTCATGAGCGGGAGCAGCGCGAAGAGACCCACAAGGGCCGGCCCGCAGATTCCGCCCTTCTCGGAGGTCGTTGTGCTTGTTGTGCTCGAAGTGGGCGTTGATGTGGTGCTCGTCTGGGTTACGGTCACGGTCTTGGTTACCACGGATGTCGTCGTGGTGGTAGTGCTTGGGGTTGGCGTTGATGTGGTGGTTGTTGTGGTAGTTGTGGTGGTGCTGGTTGTCTTCGTAGTGGTGGTAGTGCTTGTGGTTGTGGTCGTTGTAGTGGTTGGAGTTGGGGTTGCCGTTGTGGTCGCGGTCTGGGGCGGAATCTCCCTCTTGAGGGCTATGAACATCGCGTCGCCCTTGGTGGGCTCGTTTATGGCCCCCTCGACGTTCTTGGATGCGACGTTAACGTCCTTAACCGTAAAAGAGGGCTTCCCGGGGAGCAGGTCTCCCCTGATGAGCTCGACGAG encodes:
- a CDS encoding helix-turn-helix domain-containing protein, producing MLEKEKESLAKRIAGEITLSADPGKTMRKWREIFGVSQTELADYLGVSSSVISDYEGGRRKSPGASTIRKFVEALITIDERRGGNVIRAFSKTIGADLPTHAILDMREFALPVTIKSVVDAVKGEVVANVDLIDRKLYGYTVVDSIHAILEMSSEDFLRLYGWTTERALIFTKVTTGRSPMIAIRVQGMKPAVVVLHGVKNLDALAVKIAEKERVPLVVSRVGDEDELISRLRKLVEKTEKSV
- a CDS encoding 4-phosphopantoate--beta-alanine ligase encodes the protein MGEFRVPKSHPRYWSLYYRHKIEEAMEKGILAKAGPIAHGRGEAFDYLIGEKTIEPAERAMRAAVAKLLLAKHPVLSVNGNVAALVPKETIELAKALNSKLEINLFYRTEERVRAIEEELRKYDPDIELLGINPTRRIPGLEHERGKVDEEGIWKADVVVVPLEDGDRTEALVAMGKFVITIDLNPLSRSARMADITVVDNIIRAYPRMTELAREMKDHSREELLKIVEGYDNGKTLGDVLTHMKNRLEELAKEGIWRRAEL